A genomic region of Fundulus heteroclitus isolate FHET01 chromosome 24, MU-UCD_Fhet_4.1, whole genome shotgun sequence contains the following coding sequences:
- the LOC105923033 gene encoding OX-2 membrane glycoprotein-like, with translation MRHAVIISWFLVDTILQTGLAALIQTQQTVLAAVGEDAPLSCLLLETKDVQQVTWQKVFGNKERNIGSYSEYFGQTVNPDFKDKVQFTEAGLQNNSIVIRNVTEQDEGCYLCLFNTFPDGVSDRENLPEGL, from the exons ATGCGACACGCAGTTATAATCAGCTGGTTTTTAGTGGACACCATCCTTCAGACAG GTCTAGCAGCTTTGATCCAAACCCAGCAGACCGTATTAGCAGCAGTGGGAGAAGATGCTCCTCTCAGCTGTCTCCTCCTGGAAACTAAAGATGTCCAGCAGGTCACCTGGCAGAAGGTCTTTGGGAACAAAGAGAGGAACATCGGCTCCTACAGCGAGTATTTTGGTCAAACAGTGAATCCTGACTTTAAAGATAAAGTTCAGTTCACAGAAGCTGGACTGCAGAATAACTCCATAGTCATCAGGAATGTTACAGAGCAGGATGAAGGATGTTATCTCTGTTTGTTCAACACCTTCCCTGATGGAGTTTCTGACAGGGAGAACCTGCCTGAAGGTTTATG A